GTACCACTTTATGATGATAGGCCCGTGCAGCATGAGGACGGATTTAACGAGCCACATGCAAAAATGAAAATGTCAGAGTATATAGAGTTACTTAAAACAAAACCCACAAAATACCGCATCTTTCTTTGGAATATATTAAAGGAGGTGCCAGAATTACAACAGGACTATTCGTATCCTGATTTTGGGGTCAAACTAATGAAAGGGCTTCCCATGTTGTTCTTCGGGGGGCAGGACTCATATACTTTTATGCATTACGATATTGATCTAGGAAATATATTTCATTTTCATTTTGAAGGTGAAAAGGAGTGTATTCTTTTTCCACAATCCGAAACCAAATACTTGTATAAGGTTCCCCATTCCTTGATTACACACGAGAGTATAGACTTTTCTAATCCAGATTATGAAAAATGGCCTGTTTTAAGGAAGGCGAATGGCTATAGGACTAATTTAAAACATGGAGAGGTATTGTATATGCCAGAAGGGTATTGGCATTATATGAAATATATTACTCCGGGTTTCTCCATGAGTTTAAGGGCTATTGCAAGGAACCCAAAAAACCTCGCCAAGGCGCTTTACAATGTGTTAATAATGCGTCATTATGATGTTTTAATGCGAAAGATAAAAGGACAAAAGTGGATTGATCAAAAAAATGAAAGGGCCATTTCCAGGACTGATAAATTGAAAAATACAAGTAGATAGAAGTTGGGAATTATAGTCAAGGGAAAATTACCGATTAACAGTAAGCTTGTTATCCTGAGCGAAGCAATTGAAACCAACAACAAAAAACGAAATTGACGCCCTAAGTTTGTTGAAAGGCTTAACCAACCAGCTCATTTACCTTATCGTACACTAAATGACTTTCCCAACCACGGTATAAAAGGTAATCGGCAAGTTTCTTTTTTCTTTTTTGGCTATTTTTTTCGGTGATTTGTTTTAGTCTTTTTTTAGCCAAATTGTCCAGTGTGTTAAAATATTCAGGACCTTCTATTTCTTTTAAGGCCGTTTGGATATTGTATCTTGAAATATCACGGAATTTCAATTCATTAACGATTCTATTTTTACCCCATTTTTTTATCTTGAATTTACCCCTGGCAAAGCTTTTTGCAAAACGTTCTTCGTTAAGAAAATTTTCCTTGATTAAATGGGAGATAACGGTGTCGATTGCCAAGGGAATCATACCCATACCCTTTAGTTTTGTCACAATTTCCTTATGGCATCTGTCCTGATAGGCGCAGTAACCCTCCAGTTTTCGGGTGGCTTCTTCCAAAGTATATGTTTCGTTACGCTTCATTAAACCTTTGAAGTTCTTCTCATTCTTTTCGGGCCGTACCAAAGCCAAAATCCTGTTATCGTAAAGAGCAATAGGGCCAAACCCATTACGGAGGTATAAAAGAGTTTGATGGGTCCGCCTGAAGTTCCCGCATAATGGTCAAGAATGGAGCCATCATGTACTTGTTCAATAAAATCGGACCTACGCCTTTCTATTTTCAACAAGGCGCCGGTAGCCCCATCCAATTGAATTCCGTAGAAATTGTCCTTGAAGGTAAACTTTAAAACACCCTTGTCCGGTCTTACGTCTATTCTATTAATTTCCGATGACAATTCCTTTGAAATGGAATCCCTGAATATTTTTTGAGCGTTTGATTTAAGTTGATGCATGGGTAACCATTCGGAGAGTTCGGTAGAGGTCCCTTTCTCCGTATTTGCCAAGATAAGTCCATTGCTATTTTTTTTCCATCCCAGCAGCAGGCCTGTTATCGATATGAATAAAAAAAAGAAAAAAAGAAGGGCACCGGTTGTTCTGTGTAATTTCCGGGAAATGCGAAGAACTTTGGCTTGTTGTTGCCGTAGATTGTTTTTTGACATGGACAAGTATTTCATTTGCAATATTACTTGCTAAAGGTAAGGGAAGCATAATTTTTGTGAAAAGGTTTCCGGCATTTTAGGAGTTCAAATTTTTACGACATTACATATTCGAAATCCTTACCAACAAAAAAAGCGACTTCCTAAAAGGAGTCGCTTTTTCGTTAATATATTGTTTTGCCGTCTTTATTTTTAAAACGGTATTCAAGATACGTATACGCATCCCTTGGTTGAATTTTTATCCATCTTTTATGTTCCAAGAACCACTTGGTACGGATCGATGGGAATCCTTTGGAAATATAAGCTGCAATAAAAGGGTGTATGTTCAATATAATGCTATTGTCCTTAGCAGGTCCTTTCAGCAAGCGCTCTAAATCCGCATTGATTTTATTGATCAATACAATGGGAGCTTCAATCTCCTGTCCACCTTTGTTAGGATTTTCTTCGGTGGTTTTAATGTTCATTTCGGGTCTAACACGCTGTCTTGTTATCTGTATTAGCCCAAACTTACTTGGAGGTAAGATCTTATGCTTTGCCCGGTCATCTTTCATCTCATCCCTAAGATGGTCAAAAAGCTTTTTTCTGTGTTGAGATTTTACCATATCGATAAAATCCACTACGATGATACCTCCCATATCCCTTAAGCGAAGCTGTCTTGCAATTTCAGAAGCGGCCAAAAGGTTTACTTCCAAAGCTGTATCTTCTTGGTTCTTTGCCTTACTGGAACGGTTACCGCTATTAACGTCTATAACGTGTAATGCTTCGGTATGTTCTATGATAAGATAAGCACCTTTGCTCATGGTCGCGGTGCGTCCAAAGGAAGTTTTAATTTGTCTGTCTATTCCGAATTTCTCAAAAATAGGAACATTGGTGGTGTAGTGTTTAACAATGGATTCCTTCTCTGGTGCAATCTCTGAAACATAGTCCTTGATTTCGCCATATAAAGTAGGATCGTCCACATAAATTCCGGTAAAGCTATCGTTAAATATATCCCTAAGGATAGAGGAAGCCCTGTTGAGCTCCACCAATACTTTTGAGGGCGTCTGAGCCCGATATAATTTTTTACACATTGCTGACCATTTGTTCAGCAAGTTTTCTAGATCTTTGTCCAGTTCCGCAACTTTTTTGCCTTCTGCAACTGTTCTAATGATGACTCCAAACCCTTTTGGTTTTATGCTCTTGACAAGTCTTTTCAACCTGTCCTTCTCTTCCTTGCTCGCTATCTTTTGTGATACGGATACGCGATCGGAAAAGGGCACCATCACTAGATATCGTCCTGCAATGGAAAGCTCTGAACTTATTCTGGGTCCTTTGGTGGAAATCGGTTCTTTTACAATTTGCACTAAAAGTGATTGATTGGCCTTAATAACATCCGTTATTACGCCATTCTTATCAATATCTTTATCAAATGGAAAGTTTTTCAAGGAGTAATCCTTTAATTTCCCGGAACTCACTTGCTTTATGAACTTTAACATGGAAGATAACTGTGGTCCAAGGTCATGATAATGCAAAAAAGCATCTTTTTCATAACCAACGTTGACAAAGGCCGCATTTAGTCCGGTAACCGGCTTGCGAATTTTGGCCAAGAATATATCGCCGACCGAAAAGTTATTATTGTCTTCCTCTTTGTGCAGCTCAGTGAGTTTTCCGTCCTTTAATAAGGCAAAGTCTACGGCATCGGAACTAGATCTTACGATTAATTCTCTATTCACCTGAATGTATTTATATCCATCCCAATAAAAATTAGGGATAGATGGATTAAACAATGCTGGAAACAGATTTAAAAAATCTGCCGAGGCTCTCTTTGGAGTCTCTATGTCAAGGAACGTGGGTATTAAAACGAAAAAGTAGTTTCTAAAACTACTTTTTCTTGTGTCGGTTAGCTCTTCTGCGCTTTTTACGCTTATGGGTAGCTACCTTATGTCTTTTTCTTTTCTTACCGCTCGGCATAAAGTTCTTCTTTTTAGATTATTATTTTACTTGTACGTTGCTTTTTACACCTTCTACAAAAACCTTTGCCGGCTTAAATGCAGGAATGTTATGGGCGGGGATTTTGATGGTTGTATTTTTAGAGATGTTCCTACCTGTTTTCTCTGCCCTGGTTTTGATTATAAAACTTCCAAAACCTCGTAGGTACACATTATCACCACTCTCCAAAGAAGTTTTAACTTCTTCCATAAAGGATTCAACTGTCGCTTGTACATCTCCTTTTTCAATTCCCAGTTTATCTGAGATCTTCGATACAATTTCCGCTTTCGTCATCTTACAATATTAGATTTTCTGTATTTTTTTCGGGTTGCAAATATATAAATTAAATTCAATCTTTCTTTCTAAAGATCTAATTTTAAGTATTTAAACTGATACTTTTGCCCCTTATTATTTTTGGCAATGTCTTTTTCCGATAAAATTTTGGCCTGGTACCATGAAAATAAGCGAGATCTGCCGTGGCGGGAGACCTTGGACCCTTATAAAATCTGGTTATCGGAAATTATCTTGCAACAGACAAGGGTAGCACAGGGAATGCCGTATTACTTTAGGTTTGTTGATGCGTTTCCAACGGTTAGGGATTTGGCCAATGCGGAAGAAGAGCAGGTCTTAAAACTATGGCAAGGTCTGGGATACTACTCGAGGGCAAGAAATTTACATGCCGCGGCAAAAATGGTAGTTCAGGATTACAATGGTGTGTTTCCCACTAGTTATGAGGAGCTTTTAAAGTTAAAGGGAATTGGGGATTATACGGCCAGTGCAATATCATCCATTTGTTTTAACGAGCCCCAGGCGGTAGTGGACGGAAATGTGTATAGGGTATTGTCCCGATATTTTGGTGTAGATATACCCATTAATAGTTCCGAAGGAATAAAATATTTTAAGCAGTTGGCTCAGGAAATGTTGCCCCCAATCAATATCGGGGATTATAATCAGGGTATTATGGAATTCGGTGCCATACAATGCACTCCAAAGAATCCTAATTGTGAAATGTGTCCAATTGCTGATGGATGCTTGGCCTTGGCAAAAGGAACCATAAAAAATTTACCGGTCAAGGTTGGAAAGACCAAAGTAAAAAAAAGGTATTTTAACTATTTGGTACCTATAAGTATTACCGAAGCTGGTGACAAAATCACTCAACTTAGGCAGCGAAAAGGAAAGGGTATTTGGCAAAACCTTTGGGAGTTTCCCTTGTTGGAGACAGAAAATGAAGCAGAGTTGGACCAAATTGAAAAGAGTTATGGGGAAATTTTGAACTTAAAAGGAAAACCCCAAATGAGCTTATATAATAAAGAGTTTATTGTTCACAAATTATCCCATCAGCACTTGCACACCAAATTTTGGATTGTAGAGGAGGTTATTGAACTGCAAGAGGGAATTGCGGTTTCCGATCTAAAAAAATATCCGGTGCCCGTATTGATTGCGGAGTTCATGAAAACATTTAAATTTTAGTACTTTTGAACAGAATAAAAAAGATATGAGCGGTACATTAAACAAAGTGATGCTAATTGGGCATCTAGGGGACGAAGTGAAGATGCACTATTTTGAAGGTGGGGGATGTATAGGTAGGTTTCCATTGGCTACCAACGAAACGTATACCAATAAACAAACAGGAGAGCGTGTTACCAATACGGATTGGCATAATATTGTTGTAAGAAACAAGGCTGCGGAAATCTGTGAAAAATATTTGAGCAAGGGAGATAAGGTGTATGTAGAAGGACGTCTTAAAAACAGGCAATGGCAGGGTGAGGACGGCAATACAAGGTATACCACTGAGGTGCACGTGCAGGATTTTACCTTTTTGACAACAAAACAGGAAAGTGGCATGGGCACTAGTTCCGGACAATCTACCCAATCACAACCTAATCAGGATGATGAAAGGACACCACCTAAGACTCCTGCACCTTTAGGACAGGATGAAGATGACGATTTACCATTCTAAAATTGGACATTAAAATATATTAATTGGATCCTGACCCTTTACCACTGACCTTGAATTTTATGGTGATGGATAGTGTTTTTGCACTAAATATTGCCATGTTGGTCGTTCTTCTTATGTGCTCCGCACTTATTTCTGGTGCTGAGGTGGCCTTGTTTGGACTTTCGGTTACGGAAATAAATGAAATAAAGGAGCAAAAAACGGACAAAAGCAACATCTTGATTAAGTTGTTGGAGCGTCCAAAAAAGCTATTGGCGACCATACTTATTGCCAACAATGCCATTAATATTGGGGTTGTGCTGATTTTTAATTTAATTGGGGACACTCTTTTCTCTCAAGTAAATACGGTGTTGTTCAATATTGTTTCCGTTAGGTTCCTATTGGAAGTGGTAGTGGCCACCTTTTTGATTTTGATGTTCGGTGAAATATTGCCCAAGGTCTATGCCAATAGAAACCGACTTAGTTTCTCCAATACTATGGCGTATCCATTGAAAGTGTTGGACTTTTTATTTTCACCTCTAAGCCTTCCAATGCGTGCCGGTACTATTTTCCTATATAACAAGTTGGGGAAGGAAAAATCCAACCTGAGCGTTGATCATTTATCGCAAGCCTTGGAACTCACTTCCCATGGGGACACCACTAAAGAGGAACAAAAGATTTTACAGGGTATCGTTACGTTTGGAAATACGGATACCAAACAAGTAATGAGACCTAGGATTGACATTTTTGCATTGAATGAGCAAATGAAATTTCCTGAAATACTGGAGGAAATCAAAAAGAACGGCTACTCTAGGATTCCTGTTTTTTCGGAAAATGTTGATAACGTACTCGGCGTATTATATGTAAAGGACCTTTTACCATATCTGGATCGCAAGTCGTTTAATTGGATGTCCTTGATAAGGGAGCCCTACTTTGTGCCAGAGAACAAGAAGTTGGATGATTTATTGGCAGATTTTCAGGCAAAGAAGAATCATTTGGCAGTCGTAGTGGACGAGTACGGTGGAACCTCCGGTATTGTAACATTGGAAGATATTATTGAAGAAATAGTTGGGGATATAAGCGACGAGTTCGATGACGAGGATTTGGTTTTTTCCAAATTGGATGACTATAATTACGTATTTGAGGGAAAAACGACACTCAAGGATTTTTATAGGGTCATTAAACCGATTGATGAGGATATTTTTGAGGATAACAAGGGTGAATCTGAAACTATAGCAGGCTTTGTACTGGAAATGGCAGGAAGTTTTCCAAAAAGGGGAGAGGAAGTAGTGTTCCAAGATTATAAATTTGTAGTGGAAAGTTTTGATAAAAAAAGATTGAAACAAATTAAAGTAACATTGCCACATGAAGCTTAAACTAATGTCCCTGCTTGTTATTTGCAGCTTTCTTTTTTTTGCATGTGAGGATCAGGCCATCCCTAAACCAAAGGCTCAAATACGATTGGAATACCCGGAAGGTCCCCTTTCGAACTTGGAGATGAATGACTTTAAGTTTCAATATAACGGGCTAGCTACACCGGATCTTGATTCGGAAAACGCATTCTCTTTGATATACCCAGACATGAAGGGTGCCATTTTCTTAAGTTATAAAAAAGTCGATGGTAATCTGGAAAAACTCATTACAGATGCCAGGCGTCTTAGTTATGAACATGCCGTAAAAGCTGATAATATAGTGGAACAACCCTATGTAAACCCTGATAAAAAGGTCTATGGTTCCTTGTTCGAAGTTCAGGGAAATGCCGCTTCCCAGTCCCAGTTCTTTGTAACCGATAGTACCGAACATTTTTTAACAGGATCTGTCTATTTTTATACCAAGCCAAACTATGATTCCATTTTACCCGCGGCGGCCTACCTTCAAAACGA
This window of the Maribacter cobaltidurans genome carries:
- a CDS encoding cupin-like domain-containing protein, with product MKLTEIPKVASITKEDFITYYFKPQKPVVIQSAIQDWPAFSKWNLDYMKNIAGDKVVPLYDDRPVQHEDGFNEPHAKMKMSEYIELLKTKPTKYRIFLWNILKEVPELQQDYSYPDFGVKLMKGLPMLFFGGQDSYTFMHYDIDLGNIFHFHFEGEKECILFPQSETKYLYKVPHSLITHESIDFSNPDYEKWPVLRKANGYRTNLKHGEVLYMPEGYWHYMKYITPGFSMSLRAIARNPKNLAKALYNVLIMRHYDVLMRKIKGQKWIDQKNERAISRTDKLKNTSR
- a CDS encoding regulatory protein RecX is translated as MKRNETYTLEEATRKLEGYCAYQDRCHKEIVTKLKGMGMIPLAIDTVISHLIKENFLNEERFAKSFARGKFKIKKWGKNRIVNELKFRDISRYNIQTALKEIEGPEYFNTLDNLAKKRLKQITEKNSQKRKKKLADYLLYRGWESHLVYDKVNELVG
- a CDS encoding PepSY domain-containing protein, with translation MSKNNLRQQQAKVLRISRKLHRTTGALLFFFFLFISITGLLLGWKKNSNGLILANTEKGTSTELSEWLPMHQLKSNAQKIFRDSISKELSSEINRIDVRPDKGVLKFTFKDNFYGIQLDGATGALLKIERRRSDFIEQVHDGSILDHYAGTSGGPIKLFYTSVMGLALLLFTITGFWLWYGPKRMRRTSKV
- a CDS encoding Rne/Rng family ribonuclease, with the translated sequence MNRELIVRSSSDAVDFALLKDGKLTELHKEEDNNNFSVGDIFLAKIRKPVTGLNAAFVNVGYEKDAFLHYHDLGPQLSSMLKFIKQVSSGKLKDYSLKNFPFDKDIDKNGVITDVIKANQSLLVQIVKEPISTKGPRISSELSIAGRYLVMVPFSDRVSVSQKIASKEEKDRLKRLVKSIKPKGFGVIIRTVAEGKKVAELDKDLENLLNKWSAMCKKLYRAQTPSKVLVELNRASSILRDIFNDSFTGIYVDDPTLYGEIKDYVSEIAPEKESIVKHYTTNVPIFEKFGIDRQIKTSFGRTATMSKGAYLIIEHTEALHVIDVNSGNRSSKAKNQEDTALEVNLLAASEIARQLRLRDMGGIIVVDFIDMVKSQHRKKLFDHLRDEMKDDRAKHKILPPSKFGLIQITRQRVRPEMNIKTTEENPNKGGQEIEAPIVLINKINADLERLLKGPAKDNSIILNIHPFIAAYISKGFPSIRTKWFLEHKRWIKIQPRDAYTYLEYRFKNKDGKTIY
- a CDS encoding HU family DNA-binding protein, yielding MTKAEIVSKISDKLGIEKGDVQATVESFMEEVKTSLESGDNVYLRGFGSFIIKTRAEKTGRNISKNTTIKIPAHNIPAFKPAKVFVEGVKSNVQVK
- the mutY gene encoding A/G-specific adenine glycosylase, producing the protein MSFSDKILAWYHENKRDLPWRETLDPYKIWLSEIILQQTRVAQGMPYYFRFVDAFPTVRDLANAEEEQVLKLWQGLGYYSRARNLHAAAKMVVQDYNGVFPTSYEELLKLKGIGDYTASAISSICFNEPQAVVDGNVYRVLSRYFGVDIPINSSEGIKYFKQLAQEMLPPINIGDYNQGIMEFGAIQCTPKNPNCEMCPIADGCLALAKGTIKNLPVKVGKTKVKKRYFNYLVPISITEAGDKITQLRQRKGKGIWQNLWEFPLLETENEAELDQIEKSYGEILNLKGKPQMSLYNKEFIVHKLSHQHLHTKFWIVEEVIELQEGIAVSDLKKYPVPVLIAEFMKTFKF
- a CDS encoding single-stranded DNA-binding protein, whose translation is MSGTLNKVMLIGHLGDEVKMHYFEGGGCIGRFPLATNETYTNKQTGERVTNTDWHNIVVRNKAAEICEKYLSKGDKVYVEGRLKNRQWQGEDGNTRYTTEVHVQDFTFLTTKQESGMGTSSGQSTQSQPNQDDERTPPKTPAPLGQDEDDDLPF
- a CDS encoding gliding motility-associated protein GldE, which gives rise to MDPDPLPLTLNFMVMDSVFALNIAMLVVLLMCSALISGAEVALFGLSVTEINEIKEQKTDKSNILIKLLERPKKLLATILIANNAINIGVVLIFNLIGDTLFSQVNTVLFNIVSVRFLLEVVVATFLILMFGEILPKVYANRNRLSFSNTMAYPLKVLDFLFSPLSLPMRAGTIFLYNKLGKEKSNLSVDHLSQALELTSHGDTTKEEQKILQGIVTFGNTDTKQVMRPRIDIFALNEQMKFPEILEEIKKNGYSRIPVFSENVDNVLGVLYVKDLLPYLDRKSFNWMSLIREPYFVPENKKLDDLLADFQAKKNHLAVVVDEYGGTSGIVTLEDIIEEIVGDISDEFDDEDLVFSKLDDYNYVFEGKTTLKDFYRVIKPIDEDIFEDNKGESETIAGFVLEMAGSFPKRGEEVVFQDYKFVVESFDKKRLKQIKVTLPHEA
- the gldD gene encoding gliding motility lipoprotein GldD, with the translated sequence MKLKLMSLLVICSFLFFACEDQAIPKPKAQIRLEYPEGPLSNLEMNDFKFQYNGLATPDLDSENAFSLIYPDMKGAIFLSYKKVDGNLEKLITDARRLSYEHAVKADNIVEQPYVNPDKKVYGSLFEVQGNAASQSQFFVTDSTEHFLTGSVYFYTKPNYDSILPAAAYLQNDIRGIIETLEWK